A DNA window from Parabacteroides johnsonii DSM 18315 contains the following coding sequences:
- the gpmA gene encoding 2,3-diphosphoglycerate-dependent phosphoglycerate mutase: MKKIVLLRHGESVWNKENRFTGWTDVDLTEKGIKEATKAGSLLKEKGFKFDKAYTSYLKRAVKTLNCVLDRMDQDWIPVEKSWRLNEKHYGSLQGLNKSETAEKYGDEQVLIWRRSYDIAPQPLKEDDPRNPRFELRYKDVPDNELPRTESLKDTVERILPYWKEVIFPSLKTSDEILVAAHGNSLRGIIKYLKNIPDDEIVHLNLPTAIPYVFEFDDSLTLVKDYFLGDPEEIKKLMDAVANQGKKAK, translated from the coding sequence ATGAAAAAAATAGTATTACTTCGCCATGGCGAAAGTGTTTGGAATAAAGAAAACCGTTTTACCGGATGGACAGATGTCGATCTTACCGAAAAGGGTATAAAAGAAGCGACAAAAGCCGGTAGTTTGTTGAAAGAGAAAGGATTCAAATTCGACAAAGCCTATACATCTTACCTAAAACGTGCTGTTAAAACCCTGAACTGCGTTCTTGACCGCATGGATCAGGACTGGATCCCTGTAGAAAAAAGTTGGCGGCTGAATGAGAAACATTATGGTTCATTGCAAGGACTGAACAAAAGTGAGACAGCCGAAAAATATGGAGACGAACAAGTCCTGATCTGGCGAAGGAGTTATGACATTGCTCCCCAGCCCCTGAAAGAAGACGACCCACGCAACCCACGTTTCGAACTCCGTTATAAAGATGTACCCGATAACGAGCTTCCCCGTACCGAATCACTGAAAGATACGGTAGAACGAATTCTGCCTTATTGGAAAGAGGTGATCTTCCCTTCGCTTAAAACATCCGATGAGATATTGGTAGCCGCTCATGGGAATAGTCTGCGCGGGATCATCAAATATTTGAAGAACATTCCAGACGATGAGATCGTACACCTCAATCTGCCGACAGCCATACCATATGTATTTGAGTTCGACGATAGTCTGACTTTAGTGAAGGATTATTTCCTCGGTGATCCGGAAGAAATCAAAAAACTAATGGATGCCGTAGCTAATCAGGGGAAAAAGGCGAAATAA
- a CDS encoding DMT family transporter, whose protein sequence is MNAKVKGYFLGAIAAATYGTNPLFALPLYKDGMDPDSVLFFRYLFAIPILGMMIKGRGRSFKVERKAVAPLIVMGLLVAFSSLALFQSYNYMEVGIASTLLFVYPIMVALIMALVFKEKLTLQTVFCILLALAGIGLLYKSSDGTTLNLTGVLLVMASALSYAIYIIGVNQSTLKTVATLPLTFYILLFGVSLFLVRVGFGKDLYIVDKWYLWGNLIALAVFPTAISFLCTTSAVQYIGSTPTAILGALEPVTAVFFGVAVFGEALTPRIGCGILLIILAVTIIIAGSNITSHLIRFRKLFPRLPIKRKRLN, encoded by the coding sequence ATGAATGCAAAGGTAAAAGGATATTTTTTGGGAGCGATCGCCGCTGCAACTTACGGAACTAACCCATTGTTTGCTCTTCCATTATATAAAGACGGGATGGACCCTGATTCGGTTCTTTTTTTCAGGTACTTATTCGCAATTCCCATACTTGGCATGATGATAAAAGGGAGAGGGAGAAGTTTCAAAGTAGAACGTAAAGCAGTAGCTCCACTGATTGTCATGGGACTGTTGGTCGCCTTTTCTTCACTTGCCTTGTTCCAAAGTTACAATTATATGGAAGTCGGGATTGCCTCGACACTTCTTTTCGTCTACCCGATCATGGTCGCATTGATCATGGCACTTGTCTTCAAAGAGAAACTGACCTTGCAAACAGTCTTTTGCATCTTATTGGCATTGGCAGGTATCGGTCTGCTCTATAAAAGCAGTGACGGCACGACGCTCAATCTTACCGGTGTCTTGCTGGTCATGGCTTCAGCCCTCTCCTATGCCATCTATATAATAGGTGTGAACCAGTCGACACTAAAAACCGTAGCTACACTCCCACTGACTTTTTACATACTACTTTTCGGCGTATCCCTGTTTTTAGTCCGTGTCGGATTCGGGAAAGACCTCTATATCGTAGACAAATGGTATCTTTGGGGAAATCTGATCGCACTTGCCGTCTTTCCGACCGCCATCTCATTCCTTTGTACAACCAGCGCTGTCCAATATATCGGCTCGACACCGACAGCCATACTGGGAGCACTCGAACCGGTCACAGCTGTATTTTTCGGGGTAGCTGTGTTCGGAGAAGCCTTGACACCAAGGATCGGTTGCGGGATATTATTAATCATTCTTGCCGTGACGATCATCATTGCGGGCAGCAATATCACAAGCCATTTGATCCGTTTCAGGAAGCTCTTCCCTCGGTTGCCGATCAAAAGAAAACGGCTAAATTAA